A section of the Acidobacterium capsulatum ATCC 51196 genome encodes:
- a CDS encoding Gfo/Idh/MocA family protein, with translation MTTMTNKLRWGVLSTANIGIKKVLPAMQQGNFSTVTAIASRQLAKAQEAAKSLNIPKAYSSYEELLADPEIDAIYNPLPNDQHVPWTIKAAEAGKHVLCEKPLSMTLAEAKSLIAVRERTGVKIGEAFMVRSAPQWLRLRALLDEGRIGELRSVAGFFSYFNIQPDNIRNKVETGGGALMDIGCYLILAARYGFRQEPSRVVSLIDRDPIMKTDRLTSAILDFPSGQATFTCSTQLVPYQRVHFFGAKGRIEIEIPFNMPNDRPTRIFIDDGSDLTGAKIVTETFPACDQYTLQGDDFSRAVLEGGEVPMPLEESIANMAVIEAVFRSAASGRSESV, from the coding sequence ATGACTACCATGACGAACAAGCTTCGCTGGGGAGTTCTCAGCACTGCGAACATCGGCATCAAAAAAGTTCTGCCGGCCATGCAGCAAGGCAACTTCAGCACAGTCACGGCCATTGCTTCGCGCCAGTTAGCCAAAGCGCAGGAAGCCGCAAAATCGCTCAACATCCCCAAAGCGTACAGCTCTTATGAAGAGTTGCTGGCGGATCCCGAGATCGACGCCATCTACAATCCGCTGCCCAATGACCAGCATGTGCCCTGGACCATCAAAGCCGCGGAGGCCGGCAAGCATGTCCTCTGCGAAAAGCCTCTCAGCATGACTCTCGCTGAAGCAAAGTCGCTCATCGCCGTGCGTGAGCGCACCGGCGTAAAGATCGGCGAGGCCTTCATGGTGCGCAGCGCTCCCCAGTGGCTGCGCCTGCGCGCATTGCTCGACGAAGGCCGCATCGGCGAACTGCGCTCAGTCGCCGGATTCTTCAGCTACTTCAACATCCAGCCAGACAACATCCGCAACAAAGTGGAGACGGGCGGCGGCGCGCTCATGGACATCGGCTGCTATCTCATTCTCGCCGCGCGCTATGGCTTCCGGCAGGAGCCCTCACGCGTTGTCTCACTCATCGATCGCGACCCCATCATGAAGACCGACCGCCTCACCTCAGCCATCCTCGACTTTCCTTCAGGACAGGCCACCTTCACCTGCAGCACGCAGCTTGTGCCTTACCAGCGCGTTCACTTCTTCGGCGCCAAAGGCCGCATCGAGATTGAGATCCCCTTCAATATGCCCAATGACCGCCCCACGCGCATCTTCATTGACGACGGCAGCGATCTCACCGGCGCAAAGATCGTAACGGAAACATTCCCCGCCTGCGACCAGTACACGCTGCAGGGCGACGACTTCTCACGTGCCGTTCTTGAAGGCGGCGAAGTCCCCATGCCACTCGAAGAGAGCATCGCCAACATGGCCGTGATTGAGGCAGTCTTCCGTTCGGCTGCATCCGGCCGCTCAGAGAGCGTTTAA
- a CDS encoding helix-turn-helix transcriptional regulator: protein MKNRLRDLRAERGWSQADLAQELGVSRQSVNAIETGRFDPSLPLAFKLARLFGEPIEKIFVEE from the coding sequence TTGAAGAACCGCTTGCGTGATCTGCGCGCGGAGCGTGGCTGGAGCCAGGCCGATCTGGCCCAGGAACTTGGGGTTTCACGGCAATCGGTGAATGCGATTGAGACGGGACGGTTTGATCCGAGCCTGCCGTTGGCGTTCAAGCTGGCGCGATTGTTTGGCGAGCCGATTGAGAAGATTTTTGTTGAGGAGTAG
- a CDS encoding phage holin family protein yields MLRLLVYWLLQALALLIVTWIVPGFEVASISSALIAVLVIGFLNVTLGALLKLITLPLGLLTLGLFFLVINALMLKMAGAVVPGFRVNSFAAALVGACVLALLHVLFRVFLP; encoded by the coding sequence ATGCTTCGACTGCTGGTGTACTGGCTGCTGCAGGCTCTTGCGCTCTTGATCGTGACGTGGATTGTGCCGGGATTTGAGGTAGCGAGCATAAGCTCGGCATTGATTGCGGTGCTGGTCATAGGGTTTCTCAATGTAACGCTTGGCGCGCTGCTCAAGCTCATCACTTTACCACTCGGCCTGCTCACGCTGGGACTATTTTTTCTGGTCATCAATGCGCTCATGCTGAAGATGGCCGGCGCCGTGGTGCCGGGCTTTCGCGTGAACAGCTTTGCGGCGGCGCTGGTGGGTGCATGCGTGCTGGCGTTGCTGCATGTGCTTTTTCGCGTATTTTTGCCTTGA
- a CDS encoding GGDEF domain-containing protein, whose translation MLLDAVLLIQDVQLLCFTVVFGLFAMQRWSDRTRVWLWSTFLANGVGAVLDLAGSHLPAWLSKGVNMEMIPLSYALLNVTLACFDRRDRRTNWLSFALLLAALPFFLAWRNEPGLVHSYALGDLLISLECLIAMLLFFSSKEQATREPRVLMGSFLALFAILEAARFALAFPLHTNPDSVHWFLVTCTVAYIVNTSLLPLAFIWMMHTRLESELRQQSRVDALTGVLNRRGLEEALARELAIFERDRKNFSIGILDLDHFKVINDRYGHVAGDAFLTKAVNVLRAHTRATDIIARFGGDEFILLMPGTSTAEAGRRFVQLCKAIRDYSGWVAGEPVNFTASIGFTNTDSRQNISNSGLLREADAALYQAKHNGRDQARHYETELVNPAPG comes from the coding sequence ATGTTGCTGGACGCAGTGCTCCTGATTCAGGACGTGCAGTTACTCTGCTTCACCGTTGTCTTCGGCCTCTTTGCCATGCAGCGGTGGAGCGACCGCACCCGTGTCTGGCTTTGGAGCACGTTCCTCGCCAATGGCGTTGGCGCGGTCCTCGATCTGGCAGGCAGTCATCTGCCTGCGTGGCTCAGCAAGGGTGTCAACATGGAGATGATCCCGCTCTCCTACGCCCTGCTCAATGTCACCCTCGCGTGCTTTGATCGCCGCGACAGGCGTACGAACTGGCTCTCGTTCGCGCTACTGCTGGCCGCTCTGCCTTTCTTTCTCGCATGGCGCAATGAGCCTGGTCTGGTACACAGTTATGCGCTAGGCGATCTGCTTATCTCACTGGAATGTCTCATCGCGATGCTGCTCTTCTTCAGCAGCAAAGAGCAGGCCACACGCGAACCTCGTGTATTGATGGGCAGCTTCCTCGCGCTCTTTGCGATTCTTGAGGCCGCCCGTTTTGCGCTGGCCTTCCCGCTGCATACCAATCCTGACTCCGTCCACTGGTTCCTCGTCACCTGTACCGTGGCATACATCGTGAACACATCCCTGCTGCCCCTGGCATTCATCTGGATGATGCACACAAGGCTCGAGTCAGAACTGCGCCAACAGAGCAGAGTCGATGCACTCACCGGAGTCCTGAATCGCCGCGGCCTTGAGGAAGCGCTGGCTCGTGAACTCGCGATCTTCGAGCGCGACCGGAAGAACTTCAGCATCGGGATTCTGGACCTCGATCACTTCAAGGTCATCAATGACCGCTACGGTCATGTCGCAGGCGATGCCTTCCTGACCAAGGCGGTCAACGTGTTGCGCGCGCATACGCGCGCAACAGACATCATCGCCCGCTTTGGAGGAGACGAGTTCATCCTGCTGATGCCCGGTACCAGCACGGCTGAGGCCGGGCGTCGCTTTGTGCAACTCTGCAAGGCGATTCGCGACTACTCTGGCTGGGTGGCGGGGGAGCCAGTCAACTTCACCGCGAGCATCGGCTTCACCAACACTGACAGCCGGCAAAACATCTCCAACAGCGGCCTGTTGCGGGAGGCCGATGCCGCCCTTTATCAGGCCAAGCACAACGGCCGCGACCAGGCCCGCCACTACGAGACCGAACTCGTCAATCCTGCGCCCGGATAA
- a CDS encoding N-acetylmuramoyl-L-alanine amidase: MDAYAEAARLRSALEQKPARDRTEAEYERVLDAYRVVYHRDPGSMHAAASVYAVGTLLAEYGQTFHDPKASRDAIGQYEFLRKQYPGSSYRVLALLDEGEIEARDLHEDRAAQTKLKLFLKMYPHSAMANEARYALANLRRDDGQREAAAGPLRSRSSAAHSIEEAPPPVQRIASTQRVERAATEPMMRPAARAAAESERSAPAMPVRAVVEQAPAVASFHGPLPLVTSIRHWSTPSYTRVAINLQQEVRYEASRETNPDRIDFDLYGARLSSRLNGRSSEIIDNGFLKQIHLTEERPGVAQIELNVSPVSDYYAFYLPDPPRLIIDVHGRAPGSEQTTQISNRVGYPNSSNTVVRTYAAPVERAAVPARPVHPFAHAAQAVTAPVPSTQPVAAKVPGTRPAIAATRVMPRMTHRATTGRSSPKPAAESSLPAPLESMQPVVPGHPAVVPPLSATAPTMVRALGLKINRIVIDAGHGGHDSGAIGPNGLEEKTVALDVALRLGRLLKQKLGADVVYTRDTDRFIPLETRTAIANQDRADLFISVHVNSSPDAAARGVATYYLSFTSSADALQLAARENAVSNESIHQLSDLVKKIALSDKINESRDFAEDVDRSLYGDLAPVNGPGFENRGVHKAPFVVLIGANMPSILAEISFISNSKSAHLLTEPSYRERIAEALYEGVAKYVGTLNGLRIAQNGGGANTPN, translated from the coding sequence ATGGATGCTTATGCCGAGGCGGCACGCCTGCGTTCGGCGCTTGAGCAGAAGCCTGCGCGGGACCGCACAGAGGCCGAGTATGAGCGCGTGCTGGATGCGTATCGCGTGGTGTATCATCGCGATCCTGGCTCGATGCATGCGGCAGCTTCGGTCTATGCCGTTGGCACGCTGCTCGCCGAATATGGACAGACGTTTCATGACCCAAAGGCGTCACGCGATGCGATAGGGCAGTACGAGTTTTTGCGCAAACAGTACCCGGGCAGCTCGTATCGCGTGCTGGCACTGCTGGATGAAGGCGAGATTGAGGCGCGTGATCTGCATGAGGATCGGGCCGCGCAGACGAAGCTGAAGCTATTTCTGAAGATGTATCCGCACAGCGCCATGGCGAATGAAGCGCGCTACGCGCTGGCGAATCTTCGCCGGGATGATGGACAGCGGGAGGCGGCTGCGGGTCCGTTGCGTTCGCGGTCTTCTGCAGCGCACAGCATTGAGGAGGCTCCGCCGCCCGTTCAGCGCATAGCCTCGACGCAGAGGGTGGAGCGCGCGGCCACCGAGCCGATGATGCGGCCTGCTGCGCGAGCGGCTGCGGAATCGGAGCGAAGCGCTCCTGCAATGCCGGTTCGGGCTGTCGTAGAGCAAGCACCCGCGGTGGCGAGTTTTCATGGCCCTTTGCCGCTGGTGACGAGTATTCGGCATTGGTCAACGCCGAGCTATACGCGTGTCGCGATCAATCTGCAGCAGGAGGTTCGCTATGAGGCTTCGCGGGAGACGAACCCTGACCGCATTGACTTTGACTTGTATGGTGCGCGGCTTTCTTCGCGGTTGAATGGGCGGTCGTCTGAGATTATCGACAACGGCTTTCTGAAGCAGATTCATCTCACAGAAGAGCGCCCGGGTGTGGCTCAAATCGAACTGAATGTGAGTCCGGTCAGCGATTATTATGCGTTCTATCTGCCTGATCCGCCGCGTTTGATTATTGATGTGCATGGGCGCGCGCCGGGCTCGGAGCAGACGACGCAAATCTCCAACCGGGTGGGTTACCCGAACTCCTCCAACACTGTGGTGAGAACCTATGCCGCGCCGGTGGAGCGTGCTGCGGTTCCGGCGCGTCCGGTGCATCCTTTTGCGCATGCGGCTCAGGCCGTTACCGCTCCAGTGCCCTCGACGCAGCCTGTGGCCGCGAAGGTGCCGGGCACGCGGCCCGCCATTGCTGCCACAAGAGTGATGCCGAGGATGACGCATCGTGCCACGACGGGGAGAAGCTCGCCGAAGCCTGCAGCGGAAAGCTCACTGCCTGCGCCGCTCGAGAGCATGCAACCTGTGGTGCCCGGGCATCCCGCGGTTGTTCCACCGCTCTCGGCAACCGCGCCGACGATGGTGCGCGCGCTGGGACTGAAGATCAACCGGATTGTGATCGATGCCGGTCATGGCGGCCATGACTCGGGAGCCATCGGGCCAAATGGCCTGGAAGAGAAGACTGTGGCGCTTGACGTGGCGTTGCGGCTGGGACGGCTGTTGAAGCAGAAGCTGGGCGCGGATGTGGTTTACACGCGCGATACGGATCGCTTCATACCGCTCGAGACGCGCACGGCGATTGCAAATCAGGACCGGGCTGATCTTTTCATTTCGGTCCACGTGAACTCGAGCCCGGATGCGGCGGCGCGCGGCGTGGCCACGTATTACCTGAGCTTTACCAGTTCAGCGGATGCACTGCAGTTGGCGGCGCGCGAGAATGCGGTGTCGAATGAGTCGATCCATCAGCTTTCAGACCTGGTGAAGAAGATTGCTCTCTCCGACAAGATCAATGAGTCGCGCGATTTTGCCGAGGATGTGGACCGGAGCTTATATGGAGATCTTGCGCCGGTGAATGGCCCGGGTTTTGAGAATCGCGGTGTGCACAAGGCGCCCTTCGTGGTGCTGATTGGTGCGAACATGCCCTCGATTCTGGCGGAGATTTCTTTCATCTCGAATTCGAAGTCGGCTCATCTGCTGACGGAGCCCTCGTATCGCGAGCGCATTGCGGAGGCACTTTATGAGGGTGTGGCGAAATATGTCGGCACGCTCAACGGGCTGCGCATTGCGCAAAATGGCGGCGGTGCCAACACGCCGAACTAG